From a region of the Methanolobus tindarius DSM 2278 genome:
- a CDS encoding Cache 3/Cache 2 fusion domain-containing protein, with product MDLNKIRISHKIMAVALLLTILPVTIVGFYAYEQTAAGTLNQLEGSLESQMLIEKDYVDSTFSLAQDKINSDLGVARSVFYSNGDPSIVDGQLVLGEDYLVNGNHEIVDNIKNMVGGTATVFQVQNGEAVRVSTNVVNNEGERAVGTTVSQPVYDAVVNQGETFYGRAWVVNAWYLTAYEPIMNNAGEIIGILYVGVLEDPFIDSIREHMSHIVVGETGYMYIMDSEGNLLLHPGLEGENIYDYDFTKEIIATKEGTIEYDWEGREKIASFTYYEPNDWYIVSSSYLEEFQGPLMAIKNSLIVAVLIFIILGALAAFLLSSSISGCIRKIVTDFEDMANATMMGQLDRRASTDVGVDFVSIPKGLNQVLDAVISPLNVAAEYVDRISKGDIPPHITDEYHGDFNEIKINMNQCIDSINALVCDANLLSAAAVEGKLDFRADASKHNGDYRAIINGVNDTLDAVISPLNVAAEYVDRIAHGDVPPRITETYYGDFNEIKKNLNGCIDAINALIEDSNMLSGAAVKGKLDVRADASRHDGDYRAIINGVNDTLDAVIVPLNVAAEYVDRIAHGDVPPQITDEYYGDFNEIKNNLNGCIDAINALISDANLLSDAAVEGKLDVRADASKHNGDYRAIIDGVNNTLDAVISPLNVAAEYVDRISHGDIPPHITDEYRGDFNEIKNNLNGCIDAINELVSDANLLSVAAVEGKLDVRADVSKHHGDYRAIIDGVNDTLDSVISPLNVAAEYVDRIAHGDIPPHITDDYSGDFNEIKNNLNGCIDAINELVSDANLLSVAAVEGKLDVRADASKHDGDYRAIIDGVNATLDSVINPLNVAAEYVDRIAHGDVPPHITEDYRGDFNEIKDNLNGCIDAINALVSDSNMLSAAAVDGKLDVRADASKHHGDYRAIIEGVNGTLDAVIDPLYIAADYVEHIAHGDIPPQITEDYHGDFNKIKNNLNMCIIAISGLVSDVNMLSSAAIEGRLDVRADISRQQGDYRAIVEGVNNTLDAVICPLNVTAEYFDRISKGDIPPVITDVYCGDFNTIKNNLNTCIDAINNLVADADMLASAGVNGQLDVRADTSKHQGDYLKIVEGFNNCLDAVVDPVNEASRVITAYSQGNLDTRIEIDTKGDFRVLSDTLDGLGDTLQGIIEDSCEVLELIASNDLTREVHVYGVGDFMELTRGVENCRHSLNDIVSLVTENAESIAYTAQEMSAVTEELSSSADQITDTVNEISMGTQLQANKAEEVSNAMVDMNRMVQDVAINSEMASKNAVDSNTLIQGLGEMSEDLMHMMEGIKSAVGDSSSVITDLDAKSNRIGEIVNLITNIADQTNLLALNAAIEAARAGEHGKGFAVVADEVRKLAEDSGNAAKQISELIVQMQSGTKNAVNSMQRGSEEVHKGAESLGNSVKAIGDVVEAGNTIVKMVQEIAEATEKQSASIEEVNSSVNEVSTISEQSAAGAQQASASVQEQTASMQELSQSAQELADVASRMQLVVSKFKLDSSISVANDEPVGDVDESISSPSSVELHPDISNDALI from the coding sequence GTGGATTTAAATAAAATACGTATCAGTCACAAGATAATGGCAGTAGCATTACTTTTAACAATACTGCCGGTAACGATCGTTGGTTTCTATGCCTATGAACAAACAGCAGCAGGAACTCTGAATCAACTGGAAGGCAGTTTAGAAAGCCAGATGCTAATTGAAAAAGATTATGTTGACTCTACTTTCTCGCTCGCACAGGACAAGATAAATAGTGATCTTGGAGTTGCAAGGTCTGTTTTCTATTCAAATGGAGATCCTTCAATTGTTGACGGACAATTAGTGCTAGGGGAAGATTACCTTGTCAATGGCAATCATGAGATCGTTGATAATATTAAGAATATGGTAGGCGGAACAGCCACTGTGTTTCAGGTTCAGAACGGGGAAGCTGTACGAGTTTCTACGAATGTTGTCAACAATGAGGGTGAAAGGGCAGTAGGCACTACGGTCTCACAACCGGTTTATGATGCAGTAGTCAACCAAGGTGAGACTTTTTACGGAAGAGCATGGGTGGTCAACGCCTGGTATCTCACGGCATATGAGCCTATTATGAACAATGCCGGAGAAATTATAGGAATACTATACGTTGGTGTGCTGGAAGATCCTTTTATCGATTCTATAAGGGAGCATATGAGCCATATCGTTGTGGGAGAGACAGGTTATATGTACATAATGGACTCTGAAGGAAATCTGTTGTTGCATCCCGGTTTAGAAGGCGAGAATATTTATGATTATGATTTTACAAAAGAAATTATCGCCACTAAAGAAGGAACTATCGAATACGACTGGGAAGGCCGGGAAAAGATAGCCAGCTTTACTTATTATGAGCCAAATGACTGGTACATAGTATCAAGTAGTTATCTTGAAGAATTCCAGGGTCCTTTGATGGCTATAAAAAACAGTCTGATAGTTGCGGTTCTTATATTCATTATTCTTGGTGCCCTGGCTGCTTTCCTTTTGAGCAGTTCTATATCAGGCTGTATCAGGAAAATAGTTACTGACTTTGAGGATATGGCTAATGCCACAATGATGGGGCAGCTTGACAGAAGAGCAAGCACTGATGTAGGTGTTGATTTTGTGTCAATTCCAAAGGGACTTAATCAGGTACTTGATGCTGTTATCAGTCCACTTAATGTGGCTGCCGAGTATGTTGATCGTATCTCTAAAGGTGACATTCCTCCTCATATAACTGATGAATATCATGGTGATTTTAACGAGATAAAAATCAATATGAATCAGTGTATTGATTCCATTAATGCGCTTGTTTGCGATGCTAATTTGCTCTCTGCAGCTGCGGTTGAAGGTAAGCTTGATTTTCGTGCCGATGCTTCAAAACATAATGGTGACTATCGCGCAATCATTAATGGTGTAAATGACACTCTTGATGCTGTTATCAGTCCGCTTAATGTGGCAGCCGAGTACGTTGACCGCATTGCACATGGTGATGTTCCTCCAAGGATAACCGAGACTTATTATGGTGACTTCAATGAGATCAAGAAAAACCTGAATGGCTGTATTGATGCTATAAACGCACTTATTGAGGATTCGAATATGCTTTCAGGAGCAGCAGTAAAAGGCAAGCTTGATGTCCGTGCTGATGCTTCCAGGCATGACGGTGATTATCGTGCTATTATCAATGGTGTAAATGACACTCTTGATGCTGTCATCGTTCCTCTTAATGTGGCTGCTGAGTATGTTGACCGCATTGCGCATGGTGACGTTCCGCCACAAATCACAGATGAATATTATGGAGACTTCAATGAGATCAAGAATAACCTGAATGGTTGTATTGATGCTATTAATGCTCTGATTTCTGATGCTAATCTGCTATCCGATGCAGCAGTTGAAGGCAAGCTTGATGTTCGTGCCGATGCTTCAAAACATAACGGTGACTACCGTGCAATAATTGATGGTGTGAATAATACTCTTGATGCTGTAATCAGTCCACTTAATGTGGCAGCAGAATATGTTGACCGTATTTCTCATGGTGACATTCCTCCACATATAACTGATGAGTACAGAGGTGATTTTAATGAAATCAAGAATAATCTTAATGGCTGTATTGACGCTATAAATGAGCTTGTTTCTGATGCTAACCTGCTTTCAGTAGCAGCCGTTGAAGGCAAGCTCGATGTTCGTGCTGATGTTTCAAAACATCATGGTGATTATCGTGCTATTATTGATGGTGTAAACGACACACTTGATTCAGTTATCAGTCCGCTTAATGTTGCTGCTGAGTATGTTGATCGTATAGCTCATGGCGATATTCCTCCTCATATTACTGATGATTACAGCGGTGATTTCAATGAGATCAAGAATAATCTTAATGGCTGCATTGATGCCATAAATGAGCTTGTTTCTGATGCTAATCTGCTTTCAGTTGCAGCTGTTGAAGGTAAGCTTGATGTTCGTGCCGATGCCTCCAAACATGATGGTGACTATCGTGCTATTATTGATGGTGTGAATGCAACTCTTGATTCGGTAATCAATCCGCTTAATGTTGCTGCTGAGTATGTTGATAGAATTGCTCATGGTGATGTTCCGCCACATATCACTGAAGATTATCGTGGTGATTTCAATGAGATCAAGGACAACCTGAATGGTTGTATTGATGCTATCAATGCCCTTGTTTCTGATTCAAATATGCTTTCAGCTGCAGCTGTTGATGGTAAACTTGATGTTCGTGCTGATGCTTCAAAGCATCACGGTGATTATCGTGCTATCATTGAAGGTGTAAACGGTACTCTTGATGCTGTTATCGACCCGTTATATATAGCAGCGGATTATGTTGAACATATTGCTCATGGCGATATTCCGCCACAAATCACTGAAGATTATCATGGTGATTTCAATAAAATAAAGAATAATCTGAACATGTGTATCATTGCAATCAGTGGTCTTGTTAGCGATGTCAATATGCTTTCCTCAGCTGCAATTGAAGGCCGGCTTGATGTTCGTGCTGACATTTCCAGACAGCAGGGTGATTACAGGGCAATTGTAGAAGGTGTGAATAATACTCTTGATGCTGTAATCTGCCCGCTTAATGTCACAGCGGAATACTTTGACAGGATCTCAAAGGGTGACATCCCTCCGGTGATTACTGATGTTTATTGCGGTGATTTCAATACAATTAAGAATAACCTGAATACCTGTATTGATGCTATCAATAATCTTGTTGCAGATGCCGATATGCTTGCAAGTGCAGGAGTTAACGGCCAGCTTGATGTTCGTGCTGATACATCAAAGCATCAGGGCGATTACCTGAAAATAGTGGAAGGATTCAACAACTGCCTTGATGCTGTTGTTGACCCGGTGAATGAGGCTTCCAGAGTAATTACTGCTTATTCACAGGGTAATCTTGATACCAGAATCGAAATTGATACCAAAGGCGATTTCAGGGTTCTTAGTGATACTCTTGATGGTTTAGGTGACACTCTGCAGGGAATTATTGAAGATTCCTGTGAGGTTCTGGAGTTGATTGCTTCCAATGATCTGACAAGGGAAGTCCATGTGTATGGTGTCGGTGATTTCATGGAACTTACCAGGGGTGTTGAGAACTGCAGGCATTCCTTGAATGATATTGTGTCGCTTGTGACTGAGAATGCAGAATCTATCGCTTACACTGCGCAGGAAATGTCTGCTGTTACTGAGGAGCTTTCGTCCAGTGCTGACCAGATAACTGATACTGTTAATGAAATTTCAATGGGTACACAGCTTCAGGCTAATAAGGCTGAGGAAGTTTCCAATGCGATGGTCGATATGAATCGTATGGTTCAGGATGTTGCGATTAATTCAGAGATGGCTTCAAAGAATGCGGTTGACTCGAATACTCTTATACAGGGTCTTGGTGAAATGTCGGAGGATCTGATGCATATGATGGAGGGTATCAAATCTGCGGTGGGCGATTCCTCTTCCGTTATCACTGATCTTGATGCCAAGTCCAACAGGATAGGTGAGATTGTGAATCTCATTACAAACATTGCTGACCAGACTAACCTGCTTGCTCTGAATGCTGCTATTGAGGCTGCAAGGGCTGGGGAACACGGAAAAGGATTTGCTGTTGTGGCTGATGAGGTGCGTAAGCTTGCTGAGGATTCAGGTAATGCTGCAAAGCAAATATCAGAACTTATTGTCCAGATGCAGAGCGGAACTAAAAATGCTGTAAATTCCATGCAGAGAGGTTCTGAAGAGGTTCATAAGGGTGCGGAGTCCCTTGGTAATTCTGTGAAAGCAATTGGTGATGTTGTTGAGGCTGGAAATACTATTGTGAAGATGGTTCAGGAAATTGCTGAAGCCACTGAAAAACAATCTGCTTCTATTGAGGAAGTTAATTCTTCTGTTAATGAGGTTTCTACAATTTCCGAACAGTCTGCAGCAGGTGCACAACAGGCTTCTGCTTCAGTTCAGGAGCAAACCGCATCCATGCAGGAACTGTCACAATCAGCTCAGGAGCTTGCAGATGTAGCTTCAAGAATGCAACTGGTTGTGTCCAAGTTCAAACTAGATTCCAGCATTTCTGTTGCTAATGATGAACCTGTGGGTGATGTTGATGAGTCTATCTCTTCCCCATCATCAGTAGAATTGCATCCTGACATTTCAAATGATGCACTGATTTAG
- a CDS encoding S-layer protein domain-containing protein, with product MKKMTGILVALAIMSLLIVPATASDVTYKFKSTVYDNTDSSLNNGDFYWDADSFSGFWYQMKPGLSSELLYFNNSVNSSSTFQLGDTLAEGDLYYVSKPQVKKTKIGGSDDGSTFIVDDVDLKKYYLLGFFGSSYVAMPEDPSDLSAGCKPDKIAKILVQYGSDDKKQMFSGEEWELADGWSLVAQQVDVEGEKVWIQLMRDGEEVDSDVISGNVDLTKPERTYLYKDSDDNPVFYCYVDSIFSGTDSNFVVFKYAYLISDITTIESGDTYGAFDVDGFEVPAVLNGTDYAGSNSNTVLNTGDDAIVMSSNDDISLDPDEVIDLYGGMYLKTEDTSGSTLKMTFWKTCTVSPDEGATEVKYKIRSNLYDNTDSSLNTGDFYWDANSFSGFWYQIKPGLSSELLYFNNSVNSSSTFKLGDTIEEGDLYYVSKPQMKKTKIGGSDDGSTYIVDDVDLKKYYLLGFFGSSYIAMPEDPSSLSTGCNPDKIAKILVEYKSDNKKQMFSGEEWELADGWSLLVQQVDVEGDKVWVQLNRDGEEVDSDVISGNVNLTRPERTYLYKDSDDNPVFYCYVDSIFRGADSDFVVFKYAFLRGDITTIETGSTYGAFEVDGFEVPPEMDGTDYAGSGSGTVLHTGDDAIVMSNTDDIALKADQIIDLYSDIYIKTEDTSGSTLKMSLWKTCVMAVSDVAAVDTESSGDEEVVVVDMGESGEEAESESSVADEDDASAKSDEDEPGVESSVGAPGFELVLGILGLICAVYVSRD from the coding sequence ATGAAAAAAATGACAGGGATCTTAGTTGCATTGGCTATAATGTCTTTATTAATTGTGCCTGCAACTGCATCAGATGTAACATACAAATTTAAAAGTACTGTATATGATAACACAGATTCTTCACTGAATAACGGTGATTTTTACTGGGATGCCGATAGTTTCTCAGGATTCTGGTATCAAATGAAACCGGGACTTTCAAGTGAGTTACTATATTTTAATAATAGTGTTAATTCTTCATCCACTTTCCAGCTTGGGGACACCCTTGCAGAAGGTGATCTGTATTATGTAAGCAAACCACAGGTGAAGAAAACAAAAATCGGCGGTTCTGACGATGGAAGCACATTTATTGTCGACGATGTGGATCTTAAAAAGTACTATCTTTTAGGTTTCTTCGGTTCCAGCTATGTTGCTATGCCTGAAGATCCTTCTGATCTGTCTGCCGGATGTAAGCCGGATAAGATTGCAAAGATCCTTGTGCAATATGGAAGCGATGACAAGAAGCAGATGTTCTCAGGTGAAGAGTGGGAACTTGCAGACGGCTGGTCTCTTGTGGCACAACAGGTTGATGTCGAAGGTGAAAAGGTATGGATCCAGCTAATGCGCGATGGTGAGGAAGTGGATTCCGATGTTATTTCCGGTAATGTAGATCTGACAAAACCTGAGAGGACTTATCTTTACAAAGACAGTGATGATAATCCTGTGTTTTACTGCTATGTTGATTCCATTTTCAGCGGTACTGATTCGAATTTTGTTGTATTCAAATACGCTTATCTTATCAGTGATATTACTACTATTGAATCCGGGGATACTTACGGAGCCTTTGATGTGGATGGATTTGAAGTGCCTGCTGTGCTGAATGGTACGGATTATGCAGGAAGTAATTCAAATACTGTTCTGAATACTGGTGATGATGCTATTGTCATGTCCAGTAATGATGATATTAGTCTTGATCCGGATGAGGTTATTGACCTTTATGGTGGTATGTACCTTAAAACAGAAGACACCAGTGGCAGCACCCTGAAAATGACATTCTGGAAGACATGTACAGTCAGTCCTGATGAAGGTGCAACAGAAGTAAAATACAAAATAAGAAGCAATCTCTATGACAATACTGATTCTTCACTGAATACCGGTGATTTCTATTGGGATGCTAATAGTTTCTCTGGTTTCTGGTACCAGATAAAACCTGGCCTTTCAAGTGAGTTACTATATTTCAATAATAGTGTAAATTCCTCATCCACTTTCAAGCTTGGTGACACTATAGAAGAAGGTGATCTTTATTATGTGAGCAAGCCACAGATGAAGAAAACCAAGATTGGTGGTTCCGATGACGGAAGTACTTATATTGTCGATGATGTTGATCTTAAAAAGTACTATCTTTTAGGCTTCTTCGGCTCAAGTTATATTGCAATGCCTGAAGATCCTTCCTCTCTTTCTACAGGATGTAACCCTGATAAGATCGCAAAAATACTGGTTGAATATAAGAGTGATAACAAAAAACAGATGTTCTCAGGCGAAGAGTGGGAACTTGCCGACGGCTGGTCTCTGCTTGTCCAGCAGGTTGATGTCGAAGGTGATAAGGTATGGGTGCAGCTTAATCGTGATGGTGAGGAAGTAGATTCTGATGTCATTTCAGGTAATGTGAACCTTACAAGACCTGAAAGGACTTATCTTTACAAAGACAGCGATGACAATCCTGTATTCTACTGTTATGTAGACTCCATATTCCGTGGAGCAGACAGTGATTTTGTTGTTTTCAAATATGCTTTCCTTCGTGGCGATATTACTACAATTGAAACCGGAAGTACATACGGTGCCTTTGAAGTAGATGGATTTGAAGTTCCCCCGGAAATGGATGGTACTGATTATGCAGGAAGTGGCTCGGGAACAGTTCTGCACACCGGAGACGATGCAATTGTAATGTCAAATACTGATGATATCGCTCTTAAGGCAGATCAGATTATTGATCTTTATAGTGATATTTACATTAAGACAGAGGACACCAGTGGAAGCACTCTTAAAATGTCATTGTGGAAAACATGTGTTATGGCTGTTTCAGATGTAGCTGCTGTTGATACTGAATCTTCCGGAGATGAAGAAGTGGTAGTTGTGGATATGGGCGAATCCGGTGAAGAAGCAGAATCTGAATCCTCTGTTGCCGATGAAGATGATGCTTCAGCAAAATCTGATGAGGATGAACCGGGTGTGGAAAGTTCTGTAGGTGCACCAGGATTTGAGCTGGTATTAGGAATTTTAGGACTTATATGCGCTGTTTATGTAAGCAGGGATTGA
- a CDS encoding shikimate kinase — MIITLIGMPGAGKSSAGIKLASVLGYEFIDTDKLVIDDSGKGLQDIVNDLGDIALLKAEEQSIVSMELKDNCIIATGGSVVYSEKAMNFLKNNSVIVYLEVPFGTIVSRLSNLTTRGVVGLKEKGLHGLYEERTGLYSSFADYKIEIGRKDKVMDVVKKIREEVML, encoded by the coding sequence ATGATTATAACACTCATCGGCATGCCAGGCGCAGGCAAAAGTTCTGCAGGAATCAAACTTGCTTCTGTACTTGGCTATGAGTTCATAGATACTGATAAATTAGTTATCGATGACTCCGGAAAAGGCTTGCAGGATATAGTTAATGATCTTGGTGACATAGCGCTGCTGAAAGCCGAGGAGCAGAGTATCGTCAGTATGGAATTGAAGGACAATTGTATAATTGCCACCGGTGGAAGTGTTGTCTATTCGGAAAAAGCGATGAATTTCCTTAAAAATAATTCGGTTATTGTTTATCTGGAGGTTCCGTTTGGAACAATTGTTTCCCGCCTTTCAAATCTTACAACCCGTGGTGTTGTGGGACTTAAGGAAAAAGGTCTGCATGGTCTTTATGAAGAGAGAACCGGACTTTATAGTTCCTTTGCCGATTACAAAATTGAAATTGGCAGAAAAGATAAAGTGATGGATGTTGTAAAAAAGATAAGAGAAGAGGTAATGCTATAA
- a CDS encoding PFL family protein: protein MLIHPEEILETIKMVSNENLDIRTVTMGISLRGCSHPDIDTFNENVYNRIMHYANDLVKTTNDIQNLYGIPIINKRISVTPIAIVAESCDATDYSSVAQTLDRAAEDAGVDFIGGFSALVQKGMTPGDLSLINSIPDALATTNKVCSSVNVATTKAGINMDAVALMGKVIKETAELTKDNAGIGCAKLVVFANAPEDNPFMAGAFHGVGEPDCVINVGVSGPGVVNSAVRSLKDPTLGDISECIKKTAFKITRMGEMVGREAARRLNAQFGVLDLSLAPTPAIGDSVAAILEAMGLESCGTHGTTAALALLNDAVKKGGAMASSSVGGLSGAFIPVSEDEGMIRAVQRGSLSLDKLEAMTSVCSVGLDMIAVPGDTSSSTISAIIADEMAIGMINKKTTAVRVIPAPGTKVGDMIEFGGLLGSAPVMPVHNFSSEQFISRGGRIPAPIQSLTN from the coding sequence ATGCTGATTCATCCTGAAGAGATCCTTGAAACAATAAAAATGGTGAGCAATGAGAACCTCGATATAAGGACGGTCACCATGGGCATCAGTCTGCGGGGCTGCAGTCATCCGGATATAGATACTTTCAATGAAAATGTCTACAACCGGATAATGCATTATGCAAATGACTTGGTAAAAACAACTAATGACATCCAGAATCTTTACGGCATTCCTATCATTAACAAGCGTATTTCCGTAACCCCAATAGCTATTGTCGCAGAGAGCTGTGATGCAACAGATTATTCATCAGTTGCTCAGACTCTTGACAGGGCGGCTGAAGATGCAGGTGTTGACTTCATTGGTGGTTTCAGTGCACTTGTCCAGAAAGGCATGACTCCAGGAGACCTTTCTCTTATAAATTCAATTCCTGATGCTCTAGCTACTACGAATAAAGTATGTTCCTCTGTGAATGTAGCAACAACTAAAGCAGGTATTAACATGGATGCTGTTGCCCTGATGGGTAAAGTAATCAAAGAAACTGCTGAACTGACAAAGGACAATGCAGGAATTGGCTGCGCCAAACTAGTAGTCTTTGCCAATGCACCGGAAGATAATCCATTCATGGCAGGTGCTTTCCATGGTGTTGGTGAGCCGGATTGTGTTATCAATGTAGGTGTAAGTGGTCCTGGAGTAGTGAACTCTGCGGTGCGTTCTCTTAAGGATCCTACATTAGGTGACATTTCAGAATGTATCAAAAAGACTGCTTTCAAGATAACCCGAATGGGTGAAATGGTGGGTCGTGAAGCTGCACGCAGGCTCAATGCCCAGTTTGGTGTACTTGACCTTTCTCTTGCCCCAACCCCTGCAATAGGTGACAGTGTTGCTGCAATCCTTGAAGCCATGGGCCTGGAAAGTTGCGGTACTCACGGTACAACCGCTGCACTGGCACTTCTGAACGATGCTGTTAAAAAAGGCGGAGCTATGGCTTCTTCATCAGTTGGAGGTCTCAGTGGTGCTTTTATTCCAGTCAGTGAGGATGAGGGTATGATAAGAGCTGTTCAGCGTGGCTCTCTTTCACTGGATAAACTGGAAGCTATGACAAGTGTGTGTTCTGTCGGTCTTGATATGATAGCAGTTCCGGGGGACACTTCATCATCTACCATTTCAGCTATCATTGCCGATGAAATGGCCATAGGTATGATTAACAAAAAGACAACTGCTGTCAGGGTAATTCCAGCTCCCGGTACAAAAGTTGGCGACATGATTGAATTCGGTGGCCTGCTGGGAAGTGCCCCTGTAATGCCGGTTCACAATTTCAGTTCTGAACAGTTCATTTCCAGAGGGGGACGTATTCCGGCACCGATACAGTCACTTACTAACTGA
- a CDS encoding ACT domain-containing protein, translating into MSSSRFIITVIGIDKVGIVAGITQTMAQYNVNIVDISQTIMDDLFTMIMLAQIAEDNFDLSAFQQAMSEKGTALGVEVKVQNEDAFHFMHRI; encoded by the coding sequence ATGTCATCCAGTCGTTTTATTATTACTGTTATAGGTATCGATAAAGTTGGTATCGTTGCGGGTATCACGCAGACAATGGCGCAGTATAATGTTAATATAGTTGACATCAGCCAGACAATCATGGACGATCTGTTCACCATGATTATGTTAGCGCAAATCGCAGAAGATAACTTCGATCTGTCAGCTTTCCAGCAGGCAATGTCTGAAAAAGGTACTGCGCTTGGTGTGGAAGTAAAAGTACAGAACGAAGATGCTTTCCACTTCATGCACCGGATTTGA
- a CDS encoding DUF5371 family protein, with translation MVKIVHAQTVLTEDELAALKKKCNESSTKEALSMAVQHYLECEYTDLDDKMWTKKLEKVVQKKKQRKV, from the coding sequence ATGGTTAAAATTGTACATGCACAAACGGTACTCACGGAAGATGAACTGGCGGCTTTAAAGAAGAAATGTAATGAGTCGTCAACAAAAGAAGCCCTGAGTATGGCTGTGCAACATTATCTCGAGTGTGAGTATACTGACCTCGACGATAAAATGTGGACAAAGAAACTTGAAAAAGTAGTCCAGAAAAAAAAGCAGAGAAAAGTATAG
- a CDS encoding type IV pilin has product MSKANQFLNEDAVSPVIGVILMVAITVILAAVIAAFVFGMGPPEQAPQASLRASADTIETGIEGIKLEHQGGDAVVLTSARTTVTLDGKSVSLLLDETNQSFDAGEIMYVFNDSGSFYLDNFKNTTNSPLDDVVSAGETANLKIIDVSSQQLIADMDVRF; this is encoded by the coding sequence ATGAGCAAAGCAAACCAATTCTTAAATGAGGATGCAGTATCTCCGGTCATCGGCGTAATCCTGATGGTCGCAATCACTGTCATCCTTGCTGCAGTTATCGCAGCGTTTGTATTCGGCATGGGACCACCAGAACAGGCACCACAGGCAAGCCTTAGAGCAAGTGCAGATACCATAGAAACTGGCATTGAAGGTATCAAACTTGAACATCAGGGTGGAGATGCAGTAGTTTTAACAAGTGCAAGAACAACAGTAACGCTTGATGGTAAATCAGTAAGCCTACTACTCGATGAAACAAACCAGTCATTTGATGCTGGAGAAATAATGTACGTGTTCAACGACAGTGGATCATTCTACTTAGACAATTTCAAGAACACAACCAATTCCCCATTGGATGATGTAGTATCTGCAGGTGAAACCGCAAACCTCAAGATAATTGACGTTTCAAGCCAGCAACTCATCGCTGACATGGACGTTAGGTTCTAA
- a CDS encoding DUF4870 domain-containing protein: MSETKLGVSENIAGLLAYILGWISGIILLVIEKENKFVRFHAAQSVVLYLGLFILNFILGFLTAIDFIGLIFALISMLIGLVSFVLWLFLMFKAYKGEMYRLPVIADYADQLEQKF; encoded by the coding sequence ATGAGCGAAACTAAATTAGGAGTTAGCGAAAATATTGCCGGATTACTGGCTTACATTCTTGGCTGGATATCAGGCATAATATTATTGGTTATCGAAAAAGAAAACAAATTCGTGCGTTTCCATGCAGCACAGTCTGTAGTCTTATATCTTGGATTATTTATTCTGAACTTTATTCTTGGATTCCTTACAGCTATAGACTTCATTGGTTTAATATTTGCACTTATATCAATGCTGATAGGATTAGTTTCATTTGTGCTTTGGCTATTCCTTATGTTTAAAGCATACAAGGGAGAAATGTACAGGCTTCCTGTTATTGCAGACTATGCAGACCAGCTTGAACAGAAATTCTAA